Genomic DNA from Streptomyces sp. PCS3-D2:
CCCGACAGGAGAGACGACCATGACCACGATCGCCACCGCCCCCGAGCAGCTGATCGCCGAGTCCCGCACCCGCATCGACGCCATCGACGACCGGATCATCGGGCTGATCCAGGAGCGGATGGCCGTCTCGACGGTCATCCAGGACGCCCGGATCGCCTCCGGCGGGCGCCGGGTGCACCTGTCCCGCGAGATGGAGGTGCTGTCCCATTGGAGCGATGCTCTCGGCAAGCCCGGTACCGCCCTCGCGATGACGCTGCTGGAGCTGTGCCGGGGGCGGGTGTGACGGCTGTTCGTCACCCGTCCGGAGCGTGACCGCCCCAGGGACGCTTCGTTGGTGAGGTTGTCCGCGTCAGCCAGCCGCGGAACCGCAACACCACGCGTGGCTCCGAAGGAGCGATGAGACGTGCGCCTCGTGGTGCGCGCGTCGTGGGACCTCGCTCCTTCGTGTGACCGGACGGCAGGGGACAGCAGCCCGGTCACCCCGTAGAGGACGGCCGGCCAGGGGGACGCCCCGGGCCGGCCGTTCTGCGTCGGCGGCCGGGCGCCGGACCGTTCCTAGGC
This window encodes:
- a CDS encoding chorismate mutase codes for the protein MTTIATAPEQLIAESRTRIDAIDDRIIGLIQERMAVSTVIQDARIASGGRRVHLSREMEVLSHWSDALGKPGTALAMTLLELCRGRV